From Gopherus evgoodei ecotype Sinaloan lineage chromosome 15, rGopEvg1_v1.p, whole genome shotgun sequence, one genomic window encodes:
- the LOC115635648 gene encoding ankyrin repeat domain-containing protein 40-like isoform X1 — protein MSGPWEQRELHERLREAAALGDLEEVRRLLQSGADVNSPNELNGWTCLHWACKRNHAEVVSCLIDAGADKEILTAKGELAAQLTSKKKIRKIMGVEENEFQEVEDLNLPIVANYLANPPFPYVYTKENSSIPSISTASQNESTSVSSVSLCETSPCSSATQVKSICTPTSSHSEDSFPVARSKEDQPTPSGDIMVPEYPKPRVQNGSICQPSMSHNRGLFSPVASKQPVPQQQNGSHTGAAPTFQPLFFTGTFPYNMQELVLKVRIQNLRENDFIEIELDRQELTYQDLLRVSCCELGVNQEQVEKIRKLPNTLVRKDKDVARLQDFQELELVLLRSDNSPFRNAASTLTERSCYNSKASKLTY, from the exons ATGAGCGGCCCCTGGGAGCAGCGGGAGCTGCACGagaggctgcgggaagcggccGCTCTGGGGGACCTGGAGGAGGTTCGGCGCCTGCTGCAGAGCGGGGCGGACGTCAACTCCCCCAATGAGCTCAACGGCTG GACTTGTTTGCACTGGGCATGCAAACGGAATCATGCTGAAGTGGTCTCTTGCCTGATTGATGCTGGTGCTGATAAGGAGATTCTCACAGCTAAAGGAGAACTGGCAGCCCAGTTAAcgtcaaagaaaaaaatcaggaagaTTATGGGAG TGGAGGAAAATGAAtttcaagaagtggaagatttaAACTTGCCAATTGTTGCAAACTATTTGGCCAATCCACCCTTCCCTTATGTTTACACTAAAGAAAACAGCAGCATTCCATCCATCTCAACAGCATCCCAGAATGAAAGCACTTCCGTCTCTTCTGTTTCTCTGTGTGAAACTAGTCCTTGTTCATCAGCAACTCAGGTCAAAAGCATTTGCACACCCACGTCATCACACAGCGAAGATAGTTTTCCTGTGGCACGCTCTAAGGAAGATCAGCCCACCCCATCAGGAGACATCATGGTGCCAGAATATCCAAAACCTAGAGTCCAGAATGGCTCCATTTGTCAGCCATCCATGTCTCATAATAGAGGCCTCTTTTCTCCAGTAGCATCTAAACAGCCTGTACCTCAGCAACAGAATGGCTCTCATACTGGGGCCGCACCGACATTTCAGCCACTTTTCTTCACCGGAACTTTTCCATATAATATGCAAG aacTAGTGCTTAAGGTAAGAATTCAGAACCTTAGGGAAAATGACTTCATTGAGATTGAATTAGACAGACAAGAACTGACCTATCAGGATCTACTTAGAGTCAGTTGCTGTGAACTGGGTGTTAATCAAGAGCAAGTGGAGAAGATTAGAAAGTTACCAAATACGTTGGTAAGAAAG GACAAAGATGTTGCAAGACTTCAGGATTTTCAAGAACTGGAGCTGGTTCTACTGAGAAGTGACAACTCTCCTTTTAGAAATGCTGCATCAACACTGACGGAGAGGTCTTGCTACAATAGTAAAGCATCAAAGCTGACTTACTGA
- the LOC115635648 gene encoding ankyrin repeat domain-containing protein 40-like isoform X2 yields the protein MSGPWEQRELHERLREAAALGDLEEVRRLLQSGADVNSPNELNGWTCLHWACKRNHAEVVSCLIDAGADKEILTAKGELAAQLTSKKKIRKIMGVEENEFQEVEDLNLPIVANYLANPPFPYVYTKENSSIPSISTASQNESTSVSSVSLCETSPCSSATQVKSICTPTSSHSEDSFPVARSKEDQPTPSGDIMVPEYPKPRVQNGSICQPSMSHNRGLFSPVASKQPVPQQQNGSHTGAAPTFQPLFFTGTFPYNMQELVLKVRIQNLRENDFIEIELDRQELTYQDLLRVSCCELGVNQEQVEKIRKLPNTLVRKAQRKIS from the exons ATGAGCGGCCCCTGGGAGCAGCGGGAGCTGCACGagaggctgcgggaagcggccGCTCTGGGGGACCTGGAGGAGGTTCGGCGCCTGCTGCAGAGCGGGGCGGACGTCAACTCCCCCAATGAGCTCAACGGCTG GACTTGTTTGCACTGGGCATGCAAACGGAATCATGCTGAAGTGGTCTCTTGCCTGATTGATGCTGGTGCTGATAAGGAGATTCTCACAGCTAAAGGAGAACTGGCAGCCCAGTTAAcgtcaaagaaaaaaatcaggaagaTTATGGGAG TGGAGGAAAATGAAtttcaagaagtggaagatttaAACTTGCCAATTGTTGCAAACTATTTGGCCAATCCACCCTTCCCTTATGTTTACACTAAAGAAAACAGCAGCATTCCATCCATCTCAACAGCATCCCAGAATGAAAGCACTTCCGTCTCTTCTGTTTCTCTGTGTGAAACTAGTCCTTGTTCATCAGCAACTCAGGTCAAAAGCATTTGCACACCCACGTCATCACACAGCGAAGATAGTTTTCCTGTGGCACGCTCTAAGGAAGATCAGCCCACCCCATCAGGAGACATCATGGTGCCAGAATATCCAAAACCTAGAGTCCAGAATGGCTCCATTTGTCAGCCATCCATGTCTCATAATAGAGGCCTCTTTTCTCCAGTAGCATCTAAACAGCCTGTACCTCAGCAACAGAATGGCTCTCATACTGGGGCCGCACCGACATTTCAGCCACTTTTCTTCACCGGAACTTTTCCATATAATATGCAAG aacTAGTGCTTAAGGTAAGAATTCAGAACCTTAGGGAAAATGACTTCATTGAGATTGAATTAGACAGACAAGAACTGACCTATCAGGATCTACTTAGAGTCAGTTGCTGTGAACTGGGTGTTAATCAAGAGCAAGTGGAGAAGATTAGAAAGTTACCAAATACGTTGGTAAGAAAG GCCCAAAGGAAGATTTCATAG